Sequence from the Gemmatimonas sp. genome:
GCCGCTCGATTCGAGCGTGCGGGCCTGCGAACCATCAGTGGCCACCGGAGAACCGGAGGCCATGGTCATGAGAGTAGGTGTCGGAACGTCGGTTCAGGCCGAGAAAGAACTGCCGCAACCGCAACCGCCGGTTGAGTTCGGATTCTTGAAGGTAAAGCCGGATCCCTGCATGGACGTGACGTAGTCGATCGTCGTGCCGCTCAGGTACTGCGCCGAGAACGGATCCACGAAAAGCTTGATGCCCTCGAGTTCGAAGATCGTATCGTCTTCCGCGTTCTTGTCCTCGATCACCAGCCCGTACTTGAAGCCGCTGCATCCGCCCGGCATCACGGACACGCGAAGGCCACCCTGCTCGGGCGTGACGCCTTCCGCTTCCATGAACTTGCGGACTTCCGTCGCGGCCGTGGGCGTGAGAACCACCATGACGTCTGGCTGCTGCATCGTGCTCATTGCTGTCCTCCGAAGCGGCCGGCTGACACACCGACCTGATGGAGCGCGCCGCCCGCACCCGATCGCACCCGCGATCGGCAACCGGGACAGCGTCGCGTCTAGCTGTGTGAAAAATAGCGAGTGAATCGCTCCCGTTCAAGAAAGCCCCACTCGAAACCACGATCATCGACCCGGTTCACCACGCAACGCACCCACTGCCGCATCCGTCAGCGCCGTACGGACGCCGCCGATCTTCCGGTTTTCGCGCGTCGGATTCACCCGATTGGTCAGCAGCAGCACAAAGATCCCCTGCGCCGGATCCATCCACAGCGACGTGCCCGTGAACCCCGTGTGGCCGAACGCCATCGGCGACAAGCGCCCGCCGGCGGAATTACTGCCCGTCGGTGTCTCCCAGCCGAGCGCGCGCCGGGAGATCGTCGAGTCCTGAAGGCGCGTGAAGGAGGCAACCGTCACCGAATCGAATACCCGCACCCCGTCGAGCGTTCCGCGCCGGAGGTACATCCGGGCGAAGCGGGCCAGATCCCGGCCCGTCGAGAAGAGGCCCGCGTGCCCTGAAACACCCCCCAGGCGGACCGCATTCTCGTCGTGGACCTCACCGCGCACTTTCTTCTGACGCCACGGATCCTGCTCGGTCGGCGCAATGCGCGCCAGCAGGGACGCGGGCGGCACATAGCGTGTATCCGTCATGCCAAGCGGCGAGAAGACATGAGCAGAGTCGTACTGGGCCAGCCGCTCGCCGCTCACCCGTTCCACCAGTTTGCCCAGCAGAATGAAGCCCAGATCGCTATACACGTACCGCACACCGGGCAGCGTGTCCGGTGACGTCGCAAACAGCTGCCGTTCCGCTTCGTCTGGCGTCGCCGCTTCCTTGTAGAGCGCTCGCCAAGCCGGCATACCTGACGAGTGCGAGAGCAGATGACGCACCGTGATCCGTTCAGCCCCCGGCGCCTTCCAGGCCGGCAGATAGCGCACCACGGGGGAATCGAGCGCCACGCGGCCGGAGCCGACGAGCTGAATCATGGCGCTCGTCGTGCCGATCACCTTGGTCAGCGAGGCGAGATCCCAGATCGTGCTGGCGGACGGCCTCGTGTCGTCGGCGACATCGAGACGCCCCACACCGTACTCGACGATGACGCCGTCGGCGGTACCGACCGCCGCATACGCCCCGGGGAACGCGCTGTCGGCGATCGCGCGCGTCAGCACAGCTCGGACGCTGTCGCCAAGCCGGAGGGTTTGGTTGCCGGCAATGCCCGGCACCGGCGGCAGGTCAGGCGACGTAGCGGCGCGCTTGGCGCACCCGATCAGCACGCTCGCGGTCGCGGCCAGCGCGAACAGGAATGTGGCGCGCCGCTTGAGAAAGACGCGATTCGGTGCGTTCGTGCAGTCAGCACCGCAGCCGGATGGGCCGGACAGCAGCGCAGGACGGTAGGGGTCCGGTCGGGTCATGTGTTCGCGGTAGGGCGGGATGCTGTGCAACCTGAGCGCAGCGGGATCTTCTGGAGGTTACGCGTGAAGGCGATCAAGACGCTGGTGCTGCTCTCAGTGGTATCGATCGGGACGCTTGTAGCGGGATGTGCAGGCGGTGCTCGCCCCGACAATGGCCCGATGACCGACGAAGATGCCGATGGAATGCCGTTCGGGAACCGGAACCGCAAGGTCCGCCCCGGTATTACCGTCCTGTTGGACGATAGCATCAAGCTGATTGCGGGCAAGCGTGTCGCCCTGGTGACGAATCAAACGGGCGTTGACGAGAAGGGACGTCGCTCCATCGACCTCCTCGCTACGGACCCCAGGGCCCAGCGCGCCGGTGTGAAATTGGTGCGCTTGTTTGCGCCCGAACACGGCGCCACCGGAACCGCCGATCGGCCGAACTTGAGCGACGAGAAAGACCAGAAGACCGGCCTGACCATCCACTCGCTCTATCAGAGTCGGACCATCGCCCCACCCGACAGTCTGCTCACCGACGTCGAGGTGCTCGTGGTCGACCTGCAGGACATCGGCACCCGCACCTGGACGTATGTCGGCGTCATGCTCTACTCGATGCAAGCAGGAGCGAAGCGCGGAATCCCCGTGCTCGTGCTCGACCGACCGAACCCGATCACCGGGGCACGGGCCGAAGGCGCCTTGCTTGACTCCGCGCTG
This genomic interval carries:
- the erpA gene encoding iron-sulfur cluster insertion protein ErpA, which translates into the protein MSTMQQPDVMVVLTPTAATEVRKFMEAEGVTPEQGGLRVSVMPGGCSGFKYGLVIEDKNAEDDTIFELEGIKLFVDPFSAQYLSGTTIDYVTSMQGSGFTFKNPNSTGGCGCGSSFSA
- a CDS encoding serine hydrolase domain-containing protein, yielding MTRPDPYRPALLSGPSGCGADCTNAPNRVFLKRRATFLFALAATASVLIGCAKRAATSPDLPPVPGIAGNQTLRLGDSVRAVLTRAIADSAFPGAYAAVGTADGVIVEYGVGRLDVADDTRPSASTIWDLASLTKVIGTTSAMIQLVGSGRVALDSPVVRYLPAWKAPGAERITVRHLLSHSSGMPAWRALYKEAATPDEAERQLFATSPDTLPGVRYVYSDLGFILLGKLVERVSGERLAQYDSAHVFSPLGMTDTRYVPPASLLARIAPTEQDPWRQKKVRGEVHDENAVRLGGVSGHAGLFSTGRDLARFARMYLRRGTLDGVRVFDSVTVASFTRLQDSTISRRALGWETPTGSNSAGGRLSPMAFGHTGFTGTSLWMDPAQGIFVLLLTNRVNPTRENRKIGGVRTALTDAAVGALRGEPGR